ACTGCTCAACCACGACCTTACTACCCGCAACGCCAAACTTCTGGCCATCGAGCATATCGGACAGGGTCGTCTGCGCTTCAACTACTGATTCTGCAATAATCACGCCTTTTCCTGCAGCCAACCCATCCGCCTTTAAAACAATCGGCAGGCTGTGACTTTCCAGATAGGCTAGCCCTTCCTGTAATGTTTCGGCAGTAAACGATTTTGATGCGGCCGTTGGGATTCCATGTCGTAGCATAAACTGCTTGGAGAAATCCTTACTACCTTCCAGTTGCGCCCCTTCGGCATCAGGCCCCACAATCCGTAAATCAGCCAAATCAGGTTGCTGGCGCAAAAAATCAACAATTCCTTTTACCAGTGGTTCTTCCGGCCCAACAATCAACAGGTCGATTTTCTTATCCCGAACCGTATTGGCAACGGCCAGAAAATCATTATAGCTAATGGGAATATTCGTAGCGATCTGCGTGGTTCCGGCATTCCCGGGCGCTACAAACAAATTATCACATAAGGGACTTTGCGCTAACTTCCAGGCAAAAGCATGTTCGCGTCCTCCCGACCCTAGTATAAGTATATTCATTCTTAGTTGAGCAGTCAGCAGCGAGAAGTGAGAAGTGAGAATGCTGGCGCAAGCTAAACGCTACCGGAGGTATTCTCACTTCTCGCTCCTACTCCTGACTCCTTTTTAATTGGCTACTTCCGACAGGAATTTGATACGCATCAGGCGTAGGTCTTGTTCGGTGAAATCATCGCCACCAAATTCACGCATAGCAACCGCAATATTGTCGCTTTCGGCGTTCATAAAGTAGTCGTAGATTTCGTCCTGCCGGTCTTCGTCCATGACTTGATTGATATAGTAATCGAGATTGAGCCGTGTACCTGAATAACAGATATGCTCAATTTCTTCCATCAGATCTTCCATACTTATTGATTTGGATTCGGCAATCTCATCCAGGTCAACTTTACGGTCAATCTGCTGAATAATAAAGATTTTGACTTTTGATTTATTAACCGTTGACTTAACGACTACATCCTTGGCGGTCTCTATTTCATTTTCTTCAACGTATTTGGCAATCAGATCGATAAAAGGTCGGCCAAATTTCTGCACTTTGCCCATTCCAACCCCGTTGATCTGCGCCATTTCTTCGCGCGTGGTGGGGTAAGTCGTTGCCATTTCCTCCATCGATGTTTCCTGGAAGATGACATAGGGAGGCAAATTCTTTTCTTTGGCAATTTTTTTCCGAAGCGCTTTCAGCAGACCTAATAATTCTTCATCATAGGCAGCCCCACCACCAGCAGGTGTCGAATCCCGGTCGTCATCGTCTTTGGTTTCAGTATTCAACTGCTCGTAATCGTGATCTTTAGCCAGCGTTACCGGGTATGGATCTTCGATGTAATTCAGTCCTTTCTGTGTCAGCTTCAGCACGCCGTAGTTATCGACATCCTTTTCTAGATAACCGTAAATGGTAATCTGTTTGATGAGCGAGCACCAGAAATTGCAGTCTTCATTAAAATCACGCCCTTTTCCATATACCGCCAATTTGTCGTGTTCATAACTGGTCACGTACTGGTTGCTGGTTGCTGTCAGTACATCGGCCAGGTGCGTCACATCGAACCGCTGATCGGTCTGGAGTACCGTTTGCAGCGCTAACACCACTTCGTGCTGCGCTTTAAACTTCTCGGTAGACTTCATGCAGTTATCGCAAAAGCCACAGTCCTTGTCCAGAAACTCACCAAAATAGCCCAGCAATTGCCGACGTCGGCACACCCCTAGATTGGCATACGATACCATCTCGGTGAGCAAATGCTTAGCATTATCCCGTTCCGTAACCGGCTTATCTTTGTTAAACTTTTCCAGTTTAACGATATCGTCGTAGCTATAGAACATAAGGCAGTTGCCTTCCAGACCATCGCGACCCGCCCGGCCTGTCTCCTGATAATACCCTTCGAGCGATTTAGGTGCATCGTAGTGAATGACAAATCGTACATCGGGCTTGTCGATTCCCATACCGAAAGCAATTGTAGCGCAGACGACATCCACGTCTTCGTTCAGGAAGGCATCCTGGTTGTTCATCCGGGTTTGCGGATCGAGCCCGGCATGATAGGGCAGCGCCTTTATATCATTGACATTCAGCAGCTCAGCAATTTCTTCAACCGTTTTACGGCTCAGGCAATACACAATACCCGACTTGCCTTTATTCTGCTTGATGTATTTGATCAGTTGCTTTTTAGCATCAACTTTTGGGCGGATTTCGTAGTAGAGATTCTTCCGATTGAACGACGTTTTATAGAGGTTGGCATCCTCCATCTGGAGGTTTTTCTGGATATCCTGCTGTACTTTAGGCGTAGCGGTAGCGGTCAGCGCAATAACGGGCAAATTACCGATGTTATCGACTATACCCCGAATTTTACGGTACTCTGGCCGAAAATCGTGCCCCCATTCCGAAATGCAGTGGGCTTCGTCGATAGCCACGAAGGAAATATTGGCCTTCTTCAAAAAGTCCAAATTCTCTTCTTTCGTAAGCGACTCAGGGGCGATGTACAGTAACTTCAGCGAGCCATTCAGTGTATCCTTTTTAACCTTGTTCATCTCCGCTTTTGACAGCGTCGAATTCAGAAATTGCGCGTTGATACCAAAGGCATTTAGCTGGTCGACCTGGTTTTTCATCAGGGCAATAAGTGGAGAAATGACCACCGCAGTACCATTGCTGACAATTGCAGGAAGCTGATAACACAGTGATTTACCGGCACCTGTAGGCATAATAACGAAGGTATTACGTCCCGACAGGATGCTATAAATAATGGCCTCTTGTTCTCCCCGAAATTGACTATACCCGAATATTTCTTTTAGTCGTTCTTTTAGCGTCGTATGAATCGACTCATCAACCTGCATCATTCTACAAATCGTACAAAAGTTACTTTACTCTCTTTGCTTGCTGTATCTTTGTTTTATAAAGTTAGCGAATATACGCAGCAAACATTTCCTGATTGCTAAATCTGACATTGAAAGTAATAAAAAATCCTAACACAATTGCTCGTTCGGTATTGCTAGCCGAAGCCGAAGCCATTCGTAATATCGTCGATTTACTTGACGATCAATTCGATGCTACTGTCGATCTGTTACTCAACACGACTGGGCGTCTGGTTGTAACGGGCGTGGGAAAAAGCGCTTTGATCGGCCAGAAAATAGTAGCAACGTTGAATTCAACGGGTACACCTGCCCTATTTATGCATGCGGCCGATGCCATTCATGGCGACTTGGGAATGATCCAGGATAATGATGCCGTCCTAATTATCTCTAAGAGTGGCAATACAGCCGAAATTAAGGTTTTGCTGCCTTTATTAAAACGGACTAATGTTCGGCTGATTGCGATGGTCAGTGACCGGGAATCGTATCTGGCTCGTCATGCCCATTATGTTCTTCATGCTTATGCCGAATGCGAAGCAGACCCACTCAATCTGGCTCCAACAACGAGTACAACCGTTGCGTTGGCTTTAGGCGATGCCCTGGCTGTGAGCCTGTTAGAACTACGCGGCTTTACCAGGCATGACTTTGCTCGTTACCATCCTGGTGGTTCATTAGGCAAAAAATTATATTTAAAAGTAGCGGATATTTTTCCACACAATCAGTGCCCCAAAGTTTTAGCCGGCACACCAGTTCGGGAAGTAATCTTTACGATTTCCGCCAATCGTCTGGGGGCCACTGCTGTTGTGGATGAGGCCGGTTCCTTAATCGGTATTGTCACGGATGGCGATATTCGCCGGATGGCTTATGATCATAGTTCGTTCTGGAACCTTTGCGCACAGGATGTGATGACTAAACAACCTGTTTGCGTAGCTCCTGACGACTATGCAGTGGCCGCTTTACAACTGATGCAGGAGCGGGATATTACACAACTTATTGTTGCCGAATCTGGACAGTTATATGGGTTCATTCATTTACATGATCTGTTAAAAGAGGGTTTGGTATAACAGCTCGCCTTATTTAGCAACCTTGTTCAATCATTTTCCACGAAGTTTAAACAAAATCCACACTTCCATTCCACATAATGGGGGAATTATTCCACACTTTCTACCACAAATTATCGCTGGCGCTGTTTACAAAAATAATTTTGCCAAAAATTAAACATTTGTAAGTCAGTAAGTTACCATAGAAGTTAGCCGCTTTTCCACTACTTCCAACGAGACTGGTTGTTTTTTTGTCTTAAACAGGTCAGATGTGATTCAACAGAAAAACTAAACAGCCATGACAGCTCTCGAATTTACTAACCATATTGGCAAAGTGTCTAAATCTTTACGCCCATTTGCGCTGCGTTTAACAAAAGATGTTGAAGATGCAAACGATCTGTTGCAAGACACCCTGCTGAAAGCGTTTACCAATCGTGATAAATACACGGATGGTACCAATCTGAAAGCCTGGTTGTATACGATCATGAAAAACACATTCATTACAAACTATCAGCGCATGGTGCGTAAGAACACGTTTATTGATACAACTGACAATCTGCATTATATCAATTCCATGGAGAGCAGCACCGATAACCTGGCATACTCGTCGTTTGCACAGGATGATATCAACCGGGCAGTAAATGGACTTGACGATACATATAAAACCCCATTTATGATGCATTTCCGTGGATTTAAATACCACGAGATTGCAGCAAAACTCAATATTCCTATTGGTACGGTAAAAAACCGGATTCACATTGCCCGGAAAGAATTGAAAGATCAGCTAAAAGTTTACGCATATTTTAATTCGTAATGTGATACTTTTTTGCTGACCCTCCGTCTAAGAGATATTGATTGAGTAGTTTTTGGTTAAAAAAGAGGAAGGTTCGAAAAAGTTGGGTGGCATCCGCCCAACTTTTTTTGTTTTTACCCCCTGGCAATCAGACACTTGCAATAGTTAGTACAGCTCCTCTATGCTTTCCAAAAGGTTTACGGAAACATACTTCCCTCCTTCCTGTTTCTGTAGTAGCCGATATTTATTCATCACTCTGGCTGCTTTTTCATCATTTTTCGAGTAGGTTCACACACCAAAAAAGCTTCCTCAATTGCAAAGTGTTGTCTCAATCAACAATTTTCTGACTAATGCCCCAACGCGTACTTGTTATTGGAGCCGGATTCGCAGGTCTGGCTGCCGCAACCAGCCTTGCTGATAAAGGCTATGATGTTACAGTTCTTGAAAAAAATGAGATGCCAGGTGGCCGGGCACGGGTTTTCCAGGCAAAAGGCTTTACATTCGACATGGGTCCAAGCTGGTACTGGATGCCTGATGTTTTTGACACCTATTTTTCGCGTTTTGGCAAGAAAACTTCTGATTATTATAAGCTTGTTCGGTTAGACCCTTCCTACTCAGTTATTTTTAGCCCTGCTGAGGTCATTAATTTACCCGCCGGTATTCCAAATCTGGAAAAGCTTTTTGATCAGATCGAGCCAGGCAGTGGGGCGAAACTTCACCAGTTTTTAAAGCAGGCTTCCTACAAGTATGAAGTAGGCATGAATAAATTTGTCTGGAAGCCCAGCCGATCTATCACCGAGTTTCTGAGCCTGAAACTTCTGTATGATGTAACGCGGCTGGATGTTTTTCAATCCTTTGCTACCCACGCCCGCAAATTCTTCAGGCATCCACGGTTGCTCGAGATTATTGAGTTTCCGATCCTTTTTCTTGGCGCTACCCCGGAGAATACACCTGCCATGTATAGCCTCATGAACTATGCCGAAATGGCTTTGGGTACCTGGTACCCTATGGGCGGCATGTATGAAATAGTAAAAGCGATGGTTAGCCTGGCCGAAGAAAAAGGGGTCAAATTACTGCTGAATCAGCCCGTAAAGTCAATTGAGATAGCTGCTAAAAATGCAAAGCGAGTAATTACTGAAAATGGGATTTTTGAAACAGATGTAGTTATAGCCGGAGCCGACTATCATCATGTCGATACGCAACTTCTTGAACAACAATATCGGAATTATGACGACACTTATTGGCAGAAACGTATAATGGCCCCGTCTTCGCTGTTGTTCTATGTTGGCGTGAACAAACGAATTCCCCGTTTACAACACCATAACCTCTTCTTTGACGAGGATTTCAAACTACATGCACAGGAAATCTATGAAACGCCACGCTGGCCGAGCAAACCACTGTTTTATGCCTCAGCGCCATCAAAAACCGATCCTAGTGTAGCGCCTGAAGGCTCTGAAAACCTGTTTCTGCTGATACCTGTAGCTCCTGATCTTACCGATAATACAGAAACGCGTGAGCATTATTTCAACATGATCATGGATCGTCTGGAAGCTTATGTAGGCGAAGCCATTCGTAGTCATATCGTGTTTAAACGGAGCTATGCCCATAGCGATTTCAAAAATGATTACCATGCCTTTAGAGGTAATGCCTATGGCCTGGCCAATACACTTCGGCAAACGGCCATTTTAAAGCCTTCGTTAAAGAATAAACATATCAATAATCTGTTTTACACGGGTCAACTTACCGTACCAGGGCCGGGAGTTCCGCCATCATTAATTTCAGGGTTAGTCGTTGCTGATGAAGTTGCCAAAGAATTTGTTTAACTTTATAGGCCGAATAACTAAACAAAATGACATAAAATCGAATTTACTAAGAATATATACCCTTTACACTTAGGATTCGTATCTTTTTGGGCATTTACTCAATAAACCCTTCCTACTATAAACTCTATGATGGCGTTGTTCAATAAAACCGCACTGGAATGTAGTAAGCTGATTACGGAACGTTACAGTACGTCATTTACGCTTGGCATCAAAACCCTTGATCGTAAATTTCATTTTCCGATCTACGCTATCTATGGATTCGTTCGATATGCCGACGAAATTGTGGATACGTTCCATGACTACGATAAAAAGACGCTGCTTGATCGTTTCAAATTCGATACGTACCAAGCCATCGAAGAAGGCATCAGTCTGAACCCTGTGTTACAATCGTTTCAGTTGGTGGTCAGGCAATACAAAATCGAGCATGAACTGATCGAGTCCTTCCTGAAAAGTATGGAAATGGACCTCTATCATCAGAATTATACGTCGGAAGGGTATCAGCAGTACATTTATGGTTCGGCAGAAGTCGTTGGCTTAATGTGTCTTCGTGTTTTTTGCGAAGGAGACCCGGCTGAATTCAACCGACTGCGCGAACCAGCCTGTAAACTGGGCGCTGCCTTTCAGAAAGTAAATTTTCTGCGGGATATGAAAAGTGACTATGTGGAGCGGGGACGTACATACTTTCCGGGTATTGACTTCAGCAATTTCGATCTGGATGTTAAACAATGCATTGAATGTGATATTCAACGCGACTTCGACGAGGCCTACATCGGGATTATGAACCTGCCCCGAGGTGCACGAATGGGTGTTTATCTGGCGTATATGTATTACCAGACCTTATTCAATAAAATTAAACAGCTCCCAGCTTCCCGGATTCAGAACGAGCGAATCCGGGTGCCTAATCCGCAAAAAATTGCCTTATTAGCCCAAACGTATCTGAAGTATCGACTCAACGTAATCTGATATCGTTATTTTGGATTGTCAGCGCTTCCTTATGCCATTTTTTCCATCGTACCCAAGACTGAGCCGACTACAGACAGGTAGGTCTGAATAGCTCCAGCCAGCTTAGGCCGACGTTGCTGCATATTCATATCGACCTCATTCATAAAATTTTTCCAGTTGGAACCATTCAGGCAGTCGAGCGCTACCGAGATCGTAGGCGTTAACGAACGGGCCGTGTGCCACCAGCCACAGGGAATAAACAGTGTTTCGCCAGGGCCAACGACAAATTTTATAGGTGTAGTTTTTGCAAACAGAGGATACTTTTCCAGATCTGGATTCCACACATCATCTACCTGCGATACCCAGAGATTATCGGGCCGGGGATACACATAGGGCGTCTGATCGGGAGGAATCACCGTAAACTCTTTTTCTCCATATAGTTGCGTGATGTAGGCATGCAGACACATATAATCGTAATGCACGTAGGGAAACTGAGCGCCCGGACTGCCAAAAAATATTTCCAGTGTATTCGCCCCCGACAGAAATCGTTTGGGTAGCAGCTTACTGTTGATTCGATCGGGCAGTGCGTATTTAAAGCGAGGTAAAACGTCGGGCAACAGCTCAGGATAATCCCGCTCAATCTGAAGCGTACACGGGTAAGGGGCCGGATTTTCTTCATTGCCGGTCAGCATCCAGTCGATATATTCGCCCAGGGTATAGCTCTTCCCGCTAATCTCTACCTTTCGATCGCTATAATGTTTCTTAAAAAAATCAGGGGTAAACTTATTCTTGGCCGACCATGCAGCGCAGGCATCGCCAATAACAACCGGATAGTTGCTGAAAAGATGCTTTTCTGCAAACTCTTCGTAACTTAAATTATATTTCTTCTCAACAACCAGGGCTCCTTCACGAACCAGTTCAACTGTTTGGGTATCCATCTTATGGGTTGGTCAGTAGACAAAAAGTCATTTTACACTTTAGACTTTAAGTTTACCAACATGGACAACTCCCCTCCTGCGTATTTATTGTTCGGCGGTTTCGTTTAGTAGTTGATACTCTGGCAATCATTACCCCCTCTGTTTGATTTCTAGCTATCTTTGCGTAAAATCATACTATCTACCTATGGTAGCCGAAGCAGCCCTCTCGCCAGAAATTCTTTCCCGATACGAAGCGGTTGTCGGACTGGAAGTACACTGCCAGTTGCTTACAGAAAGCAAAATTTTTGCAGCCGATGCCAACTCATTTGGCGCAGAACCCAATACGAATATTAGTGTCATTACGCTGGCGCATCCAGGCACGTTACCCAAACTGAACCGGAAAGCCATTGAGTACGCTGTTCGGATCGGTATAGCCTGCGGAAGTGACATCACACGCCGAAACATCTTTGCCCGTAAAAATTATTTTTATCCCGACCTTCCTAAAGGCTACCAATTATCGCAGGATAAAGGCCCCATCTGTGTAGGCGGTGGTATTTTGGTAAAAGTAAAAGATCCTGTAACGGGAGAACCCTACCAAACAACCATTCAGCTTCATCATATTCACCTCGAAGAAGATGCGGGAAAAAGCATCCACGATGGCGACGAATGGGCCACTCAGCTCGATTATAACCGAGCAGGTACGCCACTGATTGAGATGGTGACCGAACCCTGTATCCGCACGGCCGATGAAGCTGGACAATACCTGACCGAAGTTCGGCGGCTGGTTCGGTATCTGGACATCTGCGATGGCAATATGGAAGAAGGATCGCTCCGCTGTGATGTAAATGTTTCGATTCGCCCGAAGGGTTCAACAAAACTCGGCACGAAGGTTGAAGTGAAAAACCTGAACTCCATACGGAACGTTATGCGGGCTGTTGATGGTGAGTTCCGGCGGCAGGTCGAACTGGTAGAAACGGGCGGAAAAATTACGCAGGAAACCCGCACGTTCGATGCAGCTACGGGCCTCAGCTACGCTATGCGGGAGAAAGAAACGATGAATGACTATCGCTACTTCCCCGATCCCGACCTCACACCCGTGGTCATTTCGGACGAGTGGCTGGCCGACATTCAGGCCCGGATGCCTATGCTGCCAGCAGCTTTGTTCCAGAAATTAACTGCTACGTATGGGTTGCCTGAGTACGATGCTGCTATACTGACTGATGCTAAAGAACTGGCCGACTATTTTGAAGCCGTTTGTCAGCATACTACCCAGTATAAAGCCGCATCGAACTGGATTATGGGGCCCGTAAAAGGCCAACTTACAGACAAAACGTTACGCGAACGTCAGTTTCCCGTTTCGGCTAGTCAATTAGCGGCTTTAATTGAGCTGGTAGCCAACGCAACGATTAGTCAGACAGCGGCCCAACAAGTGTTTGGTCTGTTACTAGCCCAGCCCGATGCATCGCCAGAAGAATTGGCCCGGGCCAACGGACTGATTCAGAATCGCAATACCGATGCATTACAAACGTTGGTAGAAGAAGTACTGGCTGCCTGGCCCGATAAAGTAGAACAGTTTCACAAAGGCAAAAAGAATTTAATGGGCTTATTTGTCGGTGAGGTTATGAAAAAATCGAAAGGATCGGCCGACCCCAAATTAGTGAATGAGTTGTTAGCGAAGACCCTACAAAAAAAATGAAACATTTAGTATACTGCCTGGCGAGCCTTATGGCCCTAAGCCTGACAACCAACGCACAAACCACAAAGTCGTTTACCGTAACCGGAAAAATCGCCAAAGCAACACCGGGCAGTTACGTCTACCTGGAAGCGAATTCCCAACCTACGCGTAAAATCGACTCCACAAAAGTTGGAACCGATAATACCTTCACCATTAATGGCAAAGTAGCCGATGGTGGAGAAGTATTTATTCTTAATGTAGGGGGTGGACAAAAAATGGCCCTGTTGGTTGAAGGGGGCGAAACCCTGAGAGTAACAGCCGATGGCTTCCGAATGGACCAGAAAACCGGCCAGATGGGAAAGGCTACCGTTACAGGTTCCAAAAACATGGAGTATTACGAGAAGCTGAATACGCTCCGTACTGATATGGAAGCCAAAGTACAGACGTGGAACAAACAGGTTGCGGCTGCTACGGAAAAGAAAGATAATAAACGGATTGCTCAGATTGAGCAGGAATACCAGACCGCCGAGCAGGATGTAGTGAACAAAGTAAAAGCCATGTTGCCCGAAATGGGTACCTCGCTGGTATCGCTATTTGCGCTGAATTTCATCAATATCGATACCGATTTCGCTGTTTACGACCAACTGGCCCAGAAATTCGAGAAAGAGAACCCGAATAGCCCGCATGCTAAATCACTGATTGGCCGAGTTGCCCGGATTAAAGGCGTGTCGATTGGTGCCTCTGCCCCTGAAATTGCGCTGAGCGATACTACCGGAAATCCAGTTCCCCTCTCGTCTCTGCGCGGCAAATACGTACTGATCGACTTTTGGGCGTCGTGGTGTGGCCCCTGCCGCGCCGAAAATCCCAACGTGGTCCGAATGTACAATAAGTTTAAGGATCGCGGTTTTGCCATTTACAGCGTCTCGCTTGATCAGACAAAAGACAAGTGGGTGAAAGCCATTCGCAACGACAACCTGACCTGGACACACGTTTCGGATCTGAAATTCTGGCAATCGGCAGCTGCCCAGCAGTATGGCGTGCAGGCCATACCGGCTACTTTCCTACTCGACAAAGACGGTAAGATCATTGCCAAAAACCTGCGGGGAGAAGCGCTCGAACAAAAATTAGAAGAAGTGTTACAAGTAAAATAAACGAAAGGAGAAAGGAAGAAAGGGACGAAGGGGAGAAAGCTAATCTCACTCTCTTCGTCCCTTTCTTCCTTTAGTCATTTCCCCTCCATTATGAAAATCGCTATTGTTGGTTGCGGCAACATGGGTATGGCATTTGCCAAATCGTTTTTACAGTACGATCTGGTAAAGAAAGAAAACCTGCTCTTAATTGAAAAAAGTGCGGATCGTTCAGAAGCTCTGAAGGCCGAAAAGGCAGGGGTTGTGGTAGAAACCATCGGACCACATGTTGGCGAAACGGATTTGATTATTCTATCCGTGAAACCTCAGGATTTCAACAGTGTGCATGAATCTCTCCGGACCATTATTCAGCCAAATCAGATGATTCTATCGATTATGGCGGGGATTCCAATCGCGCAAATTCAGGAAAAACTCGGGCATCCGCTGGTGGTACGGGCGATGCCTAATACACCCGCTATGCTGGGTATGGGTATTACAGGATTCACAGCCGCTAAAGAAGTCGATCTGGCGAACCTTCGTCGCGTCGAAAATCTGATCAATGCTACCGGCCGATCCATTTTTCTGGAAGACGAAGCCATGCTCGATGCCGTTACGGCCCTGAGTGGTAGCGGCCCGGCCTATTTCTACTATGTGGTAAAGGCAATGGTCGATGCCGGCAAGCAGATGGGTTTCGATGATGCCGTTTCCGCCTTACTGGTTAAACAGACTATGCTTGGCGCTTATCACCTGATCAACAACGCCGACAAATCGCTCGATGACCTCATTAAAGCCGTAGCCTCTAAAGGTGGCACTACCGAAGCCGCTCTACGAACCTTTGAGAATGGTGCGTTGGCCGATACGTTAGTTGCTGGTATTAAGGCAGCCCAGGTCCGGGCCACCGAACTTTCGAAAGGCTAGCAACAAGTACAGAAGTTCGCTTTCTCTGAATATATTACACATGTAAAATCAGAAAAGCGGACTTCTGTCCACACTACAAACCTGTATAACTAAATGGGGTAATGGCTCGAAGTTCATCTTTTACAGCATCGGATACATTCAGCTCATTAATAAATTGCAGAATCGCCTGCTCGGT
This window of the Spirosoma aerolatum genome carries:
- the proC gene encoding pyrroline-5-carboxylate reductase, whose amino-acid sequence is MKIAIVGCGNMGMAFAKSFLQYDLVKKENLLLIEKSADRSEALKAEKAGVVVETIGPHVGETDLIILSVKPQDFNSVHESLRTIIQPNQMILSIMAGIPIAQIQEKLGHPLVVRAMPNTPAMLGMGITGFTAAKEVDLANLRRVENLINATGRSIFLEDEAMLDAVTALSGSGPAYFYYVVKAMVDAGKQMGFDDAVSALLVKQTMLGAYHLINNADKSLDDLIKAVASKGGTTEAALRTFENGALADTLVAGIKAAQVRATELSKG